The following nucleotide sequence is from Candidatus Borkfalkia ceftriaxoniphila.
GATCTGCACCGTCCCCTGATAGCCGCCGCTGCCGCCCGCAAGGAATGCGTGTACGGGCACTTCGTCGTCGGAAACCGCGTAATAGACGATCTGCCCCGTGCCGTAATTTACCGGTTCGTCCGCGACCACCATGGTAAATTCCCCTTCCGCGCCGCTGTCCTTTTTAAAACCGTCCAGCGTGGACTGAAAGGGATCCACATAGGTCAGAAGGTTGAACGCGCCCAGCAAAAGCCCGCTGCACAGCGCGATGATCGCGAGCACCGCGACGCACTGTATCCTGTTTTTCGTCTTTGCCGTCATGCCCTTTCACCTCCCGCAGCCCCGAACGCTTCGAGGATCATTTCTTTGAGTTTGGTATTGGTAAAGGTCGCTCCCGTCATCTCGTCCGCGTCAAGCCCCTCGATCTCCGATTCGGTCTTGCCGATAAATATCTCCGTTTTTGCGGGATAGCCCCAGGTGCTCTGTTTGATTGCGCCGATATAGGTCACCTTTCCGCCCTCGATACAGATATTGTATTCGAGAGGCTGTTCATAACCGCCCTGGTCGGTAAGCACCGCCTTACCCTCGACCGTATAGATCGTACCGCCGAAGAACGCGGATGATTTCGCGCCCGTCACGTATTCGTAATCGCCCGTGATAGGCACGTCGGTCACACCGACGCCCGCGTCGGTGAGCGCGCGGTAACTCTCTTCGAGCATGGAAACGAATTCGTTGTGCGTATACGTCGCGCCCGTGAACGAATCGCCGCCCAGCGCCAGAATGCCCGCGAGATCTTTTCCGATGAACAGTTCGCGTTTGAGTTGATATTTTGCGTCCATCGTGCTCTGTTTGATCGGCGTGATGCCGCGCACGATAAAGTCCTTGCCGTCGATATGCACGTTGTATTCGAGCGCCTGTTCGTACACGCTGTCGCCGAAAGGAATTTTTGCGATGCCCGTGACGTTAACGACAAAGTTGCCCGAGATACCGTCTTTGACGATCGATTTCACGTGTTTATAGGCGAGCCCCGCGGCAACGCTCTCCGTCCGCACGCCGTTCTCCGCGAACGCGGAATAACACTCCAGAATCATATCGCGCACTTTGGTCGTCGTATAGGTCGCGCCCGTGGAAAGGTCGGATTCCGTCATATTTTCGATCTGTTCGTACCCTTTGCCGATAAAGAGTTCGGGTTTCAGAACATAGCCCATCGTGCTTTCGGCGATCGGGTCGATATCCGAAACGCGGTATTCTTTCCCCTCGAACACGATTAGATATTCGAGTTTTTGTTCGTAGCCCTGTATCATGACCGACCCCTTGACGCGGAAACGGTAATTTCCGTCGGGGCGCGTTTCGACCGACTGTATATAGTCGTAGTTGCCCGTCAACTCCAGCGGGGTATAGGCTTTCGCCTGGATCGACGCGACGACGGGCGCCGCTACGACGAGGGAAAGCGCGCCGACCGCGCACAAGATCCACATGGCGTACTTCATGACAGGTTTTACGGGCGCGCCCTTGGAGTCGAGTTGACCGAACCGCACGGGCAGAATGTATCTGTCCATCAGCGGCACGAAGAGGTTCATGATGAGGATCGCGAGGGAAACGCCCTCGGGGTAAATGCCGAATTTACGGATGAGCACGGTGACCACGCCCAGCCCCACCGCGTAGAGGATACGGTTGTATTCCCATTTGGGAGAAGTGGCGTAGTCGGTCGCCATGAACACGGCGCCGAACATGAGTCCGCCCGCAAACAGTTGCAGCAAAATTTCCGACGCGCTCTGATAACAGGCGAGCACCATGAGCGCGCTAGTCGCTATATAGACGACGGGGATGCGCCAGTCGATGATCTTGCGCACGCACAGATAGACGCCGCCCGCAAGGATCGCAGGGACGCACGTTTCCCCGATGCTGCCGCCCGTCACGCCGAAAAACAGTTGCAAGACGTAGCCCCAATATCCGCTCACGCCCCAGAAAGAATCTTGCAGCGCGTTCACGCCGCCGCTTAAGTAAGTGGCGGAAGTCGACACGTCGCCGAGGATCATATTGCCGACGTCCGCGCCGATAAACTGCGCGGTCATGGAACCGTAAGCGAGCAACAAAAAGACGCGCGCCGTCGCCGCGGGGTTGGCGAAATTTTTGCCGATGCCGCCGAACAGCATTTTTACGATGACGATCGCGAACACGCCGCCGATGACGGGAATATACCACGGCGCGCGCGGGGGAAGGTTCAGCCCCAGAATGATGCCCGTGACAACGGCGGAAAGATCGGTCGTAAAAGGTTTTTTGCGTATCTTCTGATAGATCTGTTCGCTTAAAAGACAGGTCGCCACGCAGATGACGACGAGCATGAGCGAATAGAGCCCGTAAAATATGACGCCGCAGAGGACGCAGGGCAAAAGCGCGATGATGACGTCGAGCATGATGCCGCGCACCGTCTGCTTTCCCACTTTGTGCGGGGATGAGGCGACTTTGTAATTGCTGATCTCTGCCATGCTCAGATCCCCCTTTCCTGTATGGTTTTTTTGGCGAGTTTGACGCTCTGCACGAGGTAACGCTTGGCAGGGCACACGTACGAACAGCAGCCGCAGCCGATACACGACTTGGCGCCGAACTTTTTGGCGCTCTCTAAATCTTTCGCAAACAGCGACGATTCGATATAGACGGGCATCAGTCCCATCGGGCACGCCTGCACACACTTTCCGCAGCCGATGCAGGGTTCCGCCTCGCGCACTTCGCTCTCCGTCTTATCCAGAAACAAAAGGGACGACGAGAATTTGCCCGTGCACGCTTTGAGGGAAAACACGTTTTCCCCCATCATCGGGCCGCCCGCCACGATGCTCTCCGCGGCGGTATCGTCCGCGCCGCAGAAATCCGCGACGTCGCGGAAAAGCGTTCCCGTTTTTACCCATATATTTTTCGGGTGCGCGACCGCCCTTCCGGAAACAGTCATCACGCGCTCGTAACTGGGCTTGTTTTCGAACACCGCCTCAAAGACCGAGAGCGCGGTATGCACGTTGACGACCACCGCGCCCGCGTCGATCGGGAGTTTCCCCTCGGGCACGACGCGCTTGCAACAGGCATATATGAGTTGTTTTTCCGCGCCCTGCGGATACTTGGTCTTCAACTTTTTCACAATGATCTTGACGGGCTCGCCGTCCAGCCCCTCCGCGCCGCCGGGAAGGCATAAGGGATGGGTGGACAGAATGTCGATCGCCTCGGGCTTGTTATCCTCTACCCCGACGATCGCTTTCTTCGCGCCGCAGGCGAGCATCGCGCAGCGTACGCCCTTCAAAAATTTATCGGTCATCTCCGTCATGATGCGGAAGTCGCAGGTAATATACGGCTCGCACTCCGCGCCGTTGACGATGAGATAATCGGCGTTTCTCTGCCCGATATTGAGTTTGGCAAAGGTGGGGAACGCCGCGCCGCCCATGCCGACGACGCCCGCTTCCGCAATGCGGCCGAGCACGCTTTCCCTGTCAAAGGAAGAAAGGGCGGGCAAACGCTCTTCCTCCTCGGAAAAATCGTTCTCGATAAGGATATGATCGCGTTTCTTGCCCGCGAGCGTGATATGGGAAACGACGCCCTTGACCGTGCCCGCGACGGACGAAAAGACGGGCGCGGACAATCCTTGCCCCGCCTTTGCGATGAGCGTGCCCTTTTTCACCTTTTGCCCCGCCTCCACGACGGGAACGGCGGGCGCGCCGATATGCTGGCTGAGCGGGATATATACCTTTTCGGGAATCGGCCCCTGCTCGATCGCCGCGCCTCGGGTCAGGTATTTGGAACCCGCGGGATGCACCCCGTTTTGAAACGTATTCACTAACTGGCTAACCTCCGATTCGTTGCTCTGTTTTTTGATAGGATGTCGCTTGATATTTTACCACTTTTCCCCACGCTTGTAAAGAGTTTCCGCTCAAAATAGCGCGCCGTCTTCCCGCTTCTTGGCGGCAATACTCTTTGACGCGGAAATGAACTGCCATACCGACAACAGGCATAAAAAGATGCCGAATCCCTTTTGCAGCGCCTCGCCGCCGATACGGTTGACCAACAGACCGCCCGCGACGGACAGAACGAGCGCGGGCAATATGATATAGCCGATGCCGCGCGTATCCAAAAGCCCGTGCTTGGCGTGCACCTGCAACGAAAAGATCGCCATCGGCAGAAAGGTGATGAGATTCGCCGACTGCGCGAGGTGCTGTTCCACCCCGCAGAAGATCGTTAAAATGGGAATGAGCACCGTGCCTCCGCCCATTCCCATACCGCCTAAGATCCCGCCCGCAAGCCCCGCGAACATATATACGATAAAGCGCATGTTTCTCTCCCTTAAAAAATCATTTTGATGCCCGCGGCGAACATGATGATCGCGAAGATCAGCGTGATGCTGCCCGCCGACAGTTTGCCTAAAAGTTCCGCGCCGAAAAAGCCGCCCGCGAGCACGCCCAAGCCCACCGCGATGAACAGTTCCGCGTCGAAATATCCGTTGAACAGATACATGATGCCGCTGGCGAAACTGATGGGCAGAATGACGAGAATCGCCGTCGCGTGCGACACGTTCGTAGGCTTTTGCAGCAGCGAATTTAAAAGCGGCACGGCGATCATGCCGCCGCCCCCGCCGAATACGCCGTTCACCGCGCCCGTGAAAATACCGCTCAAAATCAGCAATATATTTTGTTTTTTGATTTTACCGCTCACTTTTTTCCTTCCTTTTTTGTACGCGTATATTATCCATAATATATAGTTTGTGTATTATCGTCAAAAAATTATTCAATTTTCACTTTTTTTTAACCGCTTTTACTTGCTTTTCATGGTCTTTTATATTAAAATAGGGTAGTACGATTTTATTTGTTTTACGATACAATATCTACAATCAATATCTACAAAAAGGTGTTATTTTATGGCTAAATGCAAACTGACAAACCAAAAAAGATTCAAGGCTTTATTGTTGACGTTGATTTTGCTGCTGGTTTCCTGCGCATATATATTCAGCGCATGCGGCACGAATGATGACGACGATGACGACGAGAATACGACGAAGACGGATACGCAGACTTTTGCGAACGCCGATTTCGAGTATTTCGACAACAACAGCAAAAGTTACCTGATCCCGACCGCGAACAGCTGGTCGAAGTCTTCGGGCAGCAACGCGTTGGGCGAATCCGCCTCCTCTTCGCTCGCCAAATCGGGCATCATGGATACTTCCCTCGTTTGGAGCGATGTATTCCCGCAGGCAAAAAAGGATTACGACACGTACAAGGATACCGATAAAGACGATATCCCCAAAGACGTGAATTATTATACCGATATCGACAACGATTACGATATCCCCGGCTGGGATATCGCCAACGACGCGAAGAAAGACGGCGAAACGCTTACCGACGACGCCATCAAAAAAGCGGCGGACGACGCCAACCCCGGCACGCATTGGGGCAAAGACTCCGACGGCGAAAAGGAAAACGGCACGAACGTTTTAATGCTCCACAACTACCGTTCCGACCGCGAACAGAGAGGCACCGCCGCGAAGTATACGTCCACTTCCATCACTTTGCAGGCGAATACCGCCGCGAAAGTTTCCGTCTGGGTCAAGACCTACGGCATGACCGATTATCACGGAAACGAAGTGACGGCGGACAACGCGACGCGCGGCGCCTACATTTCCCTCACCAACTCCGTAGGCGGTTCCTCGCAGGACGCGTTGTTCGTGAACAACATCAATACCAAAGGCGTTTCCGATAACAACGGCTGGCAGCAGTATACTTTCTATATCAAGGCTTCCAACTATGCCAGCACTTCCTTCTCCCTCGTTCT
It contains:
- a CDS encoding FMN-binding protein; its protein translation is MTAKTKNRIQCVAVLAIIALCSGLLLGAFNLLTYVDPFQSTLDGFKKDSGAEGEFTMVVADEPVNYGTGQIVYYAVSDDEVPVHAFLAGGSGGYQGTVQIYVYVRDNKIYKIVIGENSETFLGKLDDANYYENFYDKDLTELSDFNDVDTVSGATLSSTAVRNGVNAVVRYYNEEISKGGKA
- a CDS encoding RnfABCDGE type electron transport complex subunit D — encoded protein: MAEISNYKVASSPHKVGKQTVRGIMLDVIIALLPCVLCGVIFYGLYSLMLVVICVATCLLSEQIYQKIRKKPFTTDLSAVVTGIILGLNLPPRAPWYIPVIGGVFAIVIVKMLFGGIGKNFANPAATARVFLLLAYGSMTAQFIGADVGNMILGDVSTSATYLSGGVNALQDSFWGVSGYWGYVLQLFFGVTGGSIGETCVPAILAGGVYLCVRKIIDWRIPVVYIATSALMVLACYQSASEILLQLFAGGLMFGAVFMATDYATSPKWEYNRILYAVGLGVVTVLIRKFGIYPEGVSLAILIMNLFVPLMDRYILPVRFGQLDSKGAPVKPVMKYAMWILCAVGALSLVVAAPVVASIQAKAYTPLELTGNYDYIQSVETRPDGNYRFRVKGSVMIQGYEQKLEYLIVFEGKEYRVSDIDPIAESTMGYVLKPELFIGKGYEQIENMTESDLSTGATYTTTKVRDMILECYSAFAENGVRTESVAAGLAYKHVKSIVKDGISGNFVVNVTGIAKIPFGDSVYEQALEYNVHIDGKDFIVRGITPIKQSTMDAKYQLKRELFIGKDLAGILALGGDSFTGATYTHNEFVSMLEESYRALTDAGVGVTDVPITGDYEYVTGAKSSAFFGGTIYTVEGKAVLTDQGGYEQPLEYNICIEGGKVTYIGAIKQSTWGYPAKTEIFIGKTESEIEGLDADEMTGATFTNTKLKEMILEAFGAAGGERA
- the rsxC gene encoding electron transport complex subunit RsxC; this translates as MNTFQNGVHPAGSKYLTRGAAIEQGPIPEKVYIPLSQHIGAPAVPVVEAGQKVKKGTLIAKAGQGLSAPVFSSVAGTVKGVVSHITLAGKKRDHILIENDFSEEEERLPALSSFDRESVLGRIAEAGVVGMGGAAFPTFAKLNIGQRNADYLIVNGAECEPYITCDFRIMTEMTDKFLKGVRCAMLACGAKKAIVGVEDNKPEAIDILSTHPLCLPGGAEGLDGEPVKIIVKKLKTKYPQGAEKQLIYACCKRVVPEGKLPIDAGAVVVNVHTALSVFEAVFENKPSYERVMTVSGRAVAHPKNIWVKTGTLFRDVADFCGADDTAAESIVAGGPMMGENVFSLKACTGKFSSSLLFLDKTESEVREAEPCIGCGKCVQACPMGLMPVYIESSLFAKDLESAKKFGAKSCIGCGCCSYVCPAKRYLVQSVKLAKKTIQERGI
- a CDS encoding sulfite exporter TauE/SafE family protein, whose amino-acid sequence is MRFIVYMFAGLAGGILGGMGMGGGTVLIPILTIFCGVEQHLAQSANLITFLPMAIFSLQVHAKHGLLDTRGIGYIILPALVLSVAGGLLVNRIGGEALQKGFGIFLCLLSVWQFISASKSIAAKKREDGALF
- a CDS encoding sulfite exporter TauE/SafE family protein, which encodes MLWIIYAYKKGRKKVSGKIKKQNILLILSGIFTGAVNGVFGGGGGMIAVPLLNSLLQKPTNVSHATAILVILPISFASGIMYLFNGYFDAELFIAVGLGVLAGGFFGAELLGKLSAGSITLIFAIIMFAAGIKMIF